In Polaribacter sp. Hel_I_88, the following proteins share a genomic window:
- a CDS encoding DUF493 family protein gives MSDKSEFYTKLKGQLEDTTDFPADYMYKFIVPTDGNQLAEVESLFDNKGAVITTKNSKTGKYVSITIVLKLNSADEIISYYTKVEKIKGIISL, from the coding sequence ATGAGTGATAAAAGTGAGTTTTATACCAAACTAAAAGGTCAGTTAGAAGATACAACAGATTTCCCTGCAGATTATATGTATAAATTTATTGTGCCAACAGATGGCAATCAATTGGCAGAAGTAGAAAGTTTGTTTGATAATAAAGGAGCAGTTATTACCACAAAAAATTCTAAAACAGGGAAATATGTGAGTATAACCATCGTTTTAAAATTAAATTCTGCTGATGAAATTATCAGTTATTACACGAAGGTTGAAAAA